From one Musa acuminata AAA Group cultivar baxijiao chromosome BXJ2-6, Cavendish_Baxijiao_AAA, whole genome shotgun sequence genomic stretch:
- the LOC135614215 gene encoding protein TIFY 8-like isoform X2, translating to MGGDESSPVFHDFLGMSYGGGSFPAARWTKGTGIRTLPGEAEASGSASASVGVSSIGHRLISGSVDLGSEMQGVSNSEVSQHEGTEIAPSGLELGNTTGRKRNHFDSSYVGSMKDAVLPMGSGSLESSNATKMLGKEVINEQLGRANDVEMMMSSMQPPIRPTKQIVHQTSHYGIGMYLDNIPSYACKYSTLGGAIISQSAADEGSRTGIRGSGVMNVLGHNRSSQTTEPKSYYHVPRNRATACVSRQMTIFYAGQAHVFDDVHPNKADVIMALAGSSGGSWSTTYSTAMNKAKVLGRDDTQKANVLLSNGGDRNHLLGQVTHTPVADPLSSHICDRRGGVATRDGNLMTRAAEPNTEGKWMS from the exons ATGGGCGGGGATGAGAGCAGTCCTGTCTTCCACGACTTCCTGGGAATGAGCTACGGCGGCGGCTCTTTCCCGGCCGCGCGATGGACGAAGGGCACCGGGATCAGGACGCTCCCCGGGGAGGCCGAGGCCTCGGGCTCGGCTTCCGCTTCGGTGGGGGTTTCTTCTATTGGGCATCGCCTCATCTCGGGAAGCGTTGATCTGGGTTCAG AGATGCAGGGGGTGTCAAATTCTGAGGTTTCTCAGCATGAGGGTACTGAGATTGCTCCATCAGGGCTTGAGTTAGGCAACACTACAGGTAGAAAGAGGAACCATTTCGATTCATCTTACGTGGGTTCAATGAAAGATGCAGTGCTTCCAATGGGCTCAGGTTCCCTTGAAAGCTCAAATGCCACCAAG ATGCTAGGAAAAGAGGTGATTAATGAGCAACTGGGAAGAGCTAATGATGTTGAGATGATGATGTCCTCTATGCAACCACCAATAAGGCCAACTAAACAGATAGTGCATCAAACTTCTCATTATGGGATTGGGATGTACTTGGACAATATTCCATCGTATGCCTGCAAATATTCTACCTTAGGTGGTGCAATTATCTCACAATCTGCGGCAGATGAAGGTTCCAGGACGGGCATTAGAGGATCCGGAGTTATGAATGTTCTTGGTCATAACAGGTCTTCGCAGACTACTGAACCAAAATCTTATTACCATGTACCCAG GAACCGTGCCACGGCATGTGTCAGTCGTCAGATGACCATATTCTATGCTGGCCAGGCACATGTTTTCGATGATGTACATCCTAATAAG GCAGATGTCATAATGGCTTTGGCTGGATCGAGTGGAGGATCATGGTCGACCACTTACTCCACAGCCATGAATAAGGCTAAAGTTCTCGGCAGAGATGACACACAAAAGGCAAATGTGCTGCTGTCCAACGGCGGAGATCGAAATCATCTGCTTGGCCAAGTTACACATACTCCAGTCGCGGATCCTCTTTCCAGCCACATATGTG ATCGTCGAGGTGGTGTAGCCACAAGAGATGGGAACCTGATGACTCGTGCCGCAGAACCTAATACAGAAGGCAAATGGATGTCATAA
- the LOC135614215 gene encoding protein TIFY 8-like isoform X1 yields MGGDESSPVFHDFLGMSYGGGSFPAARWTKGTGIRTLPGEAEASGSASASVGVSSIGHRLISGSVDLGSEMQGVSNSEVSQHEGTEIAPSGLELGNTTGRKRNHFDSSYVGSMKDAVLPMGSGSLESSNATKMLGKEVINEQLGRANDVEMMMSSMQPPIRPTKQIVHQTSHYGIGMYLDNIPSYACKYSTLGGAIISQSAADEGSRTGIRGSGVMNVLGHNRSSQTTEPKSYYHVPRNRATACVSRQMTIFYAGQAHVFDDVHPNKADVIMALAGSSGGSWSTTYSTAMNKAKVLGRDDTQKANVLLSNGGDRNHLLGQVTHTPVADPLSSHICADRRGGVATRDGNLMTRAAEPNTEGKWMS; encoded by the exons ATGGGCGGGGATGAGAGCAGTCCTGTCTTCCACGACTTCCTGGGAATGAGCTACGGCGGCGGCTCTTTCCCGGCCGCGCGATGGACGAAGGGCACCGGGATCAGGACGCTCCCCGGGGAGGCCGAGGCCTCGGGCTCGGCTTCCGCTTCGGTGGGGGTTTCTTCTATTGGGCATCGCCTCATCTCGGGAAGCGTTGATCTGGGTTCAG AGATGCAGGGGGTGTCAAATTCTGAGGTTTCTCAGCATGAGGGTACTGAGATTGCTCCATCAGGGCTTGAGTTAGGCAACACTACAGGTAGAAAGAGGAACCATTTCGATTCATCTTACGTGGGTTCAATGAAAGATGCAGTGCTTCCAATGGGCTCAGGTTCCCTTGAAAGCTCAAATGCCACCAAG ATGCTAGGAAAAGAGGTGATTAATGAGCAACTGGGAAGAGCTAATGATGTTGAGATGATGATGTCCTCTATGCAACCACCAATAAGGCCAACTAAACAGATAGTGCATCAAACTTCTCATTATGGGATTGGGATGTACTTGGACAATATTCCATCGTATGCCTGCAAATATTCTACCTTAGGTGGTGCAATTATCTCACAATCTGCGGCAGATGAAGGTTCCAGGACGGGCATTAGAGGATCCGGAGTTATGAATGTTCTTGGTCATAACAGGTCTTCGCAGACTACTGAACCAAAATCTTATTACCATGTACCCAG GAACCGTGCCACGGCATGTGTCAGTCGTCAGATGACCATATTCTATGCTGGCCAGGCACATGTTTTCGATGATGTACATCCTAATAAG GCAGATGTCATAATGGCTTTGGCTGGATCGAGTGGAGGATCATGGTCGACCACTTACTCCACAGCCATGAATAAGGCTAAAGTTCTCGGCAGAGATGACACACAAAAGGCAAATGTGCTGCTGTCCAACGGCGGAGATCGAAATCATCTGCTTGGCCAAGTTACACATACTCCAGTCGCGGATCCTCTTTCCAGCCACATATGTG CAGATCGTCGAGGTGGTGTAGCCACAAGAGATGGGAACCTGATGACTCGTGCCGCAGAACCTAATACAGAAGGCAAATGGATGTCATAA
- the LOC135614215 gene encoding protein TIFY 8-like isoform X3 — MGGDESSPVFHDFLGMSYGGGSFPAARWTKGTGIRTLPGEAEASGSASASVGVSSIGHRLISGSVDLGSEMQGVSNSEVSQHEGTEIAPSGLELGNTTGRKRNHFDSSYVGSMKDAVLPMGSGSLESSNATKMLGKEVINEQLGRANDVEMMMSSMQPPIRPTKQIVHQTSHYGIGMYLDNIPSYACKYSTLGGAIISQSAADEGSRTGIRGSGVMNVLGHNRSSQTTEPKSYYHVPRNRATACVSRQMTIFYAGQAHVFDDVHPNKADVIMALAGSSGGSWSTTYSTAMNKAKVLGRDDTQKANVLLSNGGDRNHLLGQVTHTPVADPLSSHICVQQIVEVV, encoded by the exons ATGGGCGGGGATGAGAGCAGTCCTGTCTTCCACGACTTCCTGGGAATGAGCTACGGCGGCGGCTCTTTCCCGGCCGCGCGATGGACGAAGGGCACCGGGATCAGGACGCTCCCCGGGGAGGCCGAGGCCTCGGGCTCGGCTTCCGCTTCGGTGGGGGTTTCTTCTATTGGGCATCGCCTCATCTCGGGAAGCGTTGATCTGGGTTCAG AGATGCAGGGGGTGTCAAATTCTGAGGTTTCTCAGCATGAGGGTACTGAGATTGCTCCATCAGGGCTTGAGTTAGGCAACACTACAGGTAGAAAGAGGAACCATTTCGATTCATCTTACGTGGGTTCAATGAAAGATGCAGTGCTTCCAATGGGCTCAGGTTCCCTTGAAAGCTCAAATGCCACCAAG ATGCTAGGAAAAGAGGTGATTAATGAGCAACTGGGAAGAGCTAATGATGTTGAGATGATGATGTCCTCTATGCAACCACCAATAAGGCCAACTAAACAGATAGTGCATCAAACTTCTCATTATGGGATTGGGATGTACTTGGACAATATTCCATCGTATGCCTGCAAATATTCTACCTTAGGTGGTGCAATTATCTCACAATCTGCGGCAGATGAAGGTTCCAGGACGGGCATTAGAGGATCCGGAGTTATGAATGTTCTTGGTCATAACAGGTCTTCGCAGACTACTGAACCAAAATCTTATTACCATGTACCCAG GAACCGTGCCACGGCATGTGTCAGTCGTCAGATGACCATATTCTATGCTGGCCAGGCACATGTTTTCGATGATGTACATCCTAATAAG GCAGATGTCATAATGGCTTTGGCTGGATCGAGTGGAGGATCATGGTCGACCACTTACTCCACAGCCATGAATAAGGCTAAAGTTCTCGGCAGAGATGACACACAAAAGGCAAATGTGCTGCTGTCCAACGGCGGAGATCGAAATCATCTGCTTGGCCAAGTTACACATACTCCAGTCGCGGATCCTCTTTCCAGCCACATATGTG TTCAGCAGATCGTCGAGGTGGTGTAG
- the LOC135614214 gene encoding myricetin 3-O-glucosyl 1,2-rhamnoside 6'-O-caffeoyltransferase AT1-like, producing the protein MSFSVNKLAPELVAPAEPTPSGRLPLSFMDRNVTVRLIIDLILVFEQGVQPAKAIRAALSRVLVPYYPVAGRIVEPIPGEAEVDCTGNGVWFVEASVDCSLEDVNNLERPLLLPRKDLIPYAPPDVIEGDLTFMLQVTEFRCGGFAVGIRFNHAVFDGVGAAQFLKAVADVARGHARPVVEPVWCRETIPSPPKMSQRHAASSPAAFHFQTSVFDISSDRINAAKNQFLRETGQKCSTFDVVTAMLWQCRTRAISLDPHADLDLGFAANTRHLLRGLLPEVGFYGNCVYPMGIKANAGTIAASSLVEVILLIRDAKDSLSAKFSECMMGGSAENPYTVPPGYGTMAVSDWSRVGFSEVNYGWGEPIQVVPLTDDNNLVASCIYLSPPKPKQGVRLMTRCVEMEHLPAFSEELMKFAEDLA; encoded by the exons ATGAGCTTTTCCGTGAACAAGCTCGCCCCGGAGCTCGTGGCCCCCGCCGAGCCTACGCCGTCCGGCCGCCTCCCGCTATCCTTCATGGACCGCAACGTGACGGTCAGATTGATCATCGACCTGATACTCGTGTTTGAGCAAGGCGTGCAGCCGGCGAAGGCCATCAGGGCGGCGCTGTCCCGTGTTCTCGTCCCTTACTACCCCGTCGCCGGGCGGATCGTGGAGCCGATCCCCGGTGAGGCCGAGGTGGATTGCACCGGAAATGGCGTGTGGTTCGTCGAGGCCTCCGTGGATTGCAGTCTCGAAGATGTTAACAACCTGGAGCGCCCTCTCCTGCTGCCCAGGAAGGATCTCATCCCCTATGCCCCCCCTGACGTGATCGAGGGAGACTTGACCTTCATGCTCCAG GTGACGGAGTTCAGATGCGGTGGGTTCGCAGTgggcatcagattcaatcacgcAGTGTTCGACGGCGTCGGGGCAGCCCAGTTCTTGAAAGCAGTTGCCGATGTCGCCAGAGGCCACGCTCGTCCCGTCGTCGAGCCAGTCTGGTGCAGGGAAACCATCCCCAGTCCGCCGAAGATGTCGCAACGACATGCTGCTTCCTCCCCCGCTGCCTTCCACTTCCAGACCTCCGTGTTCGACATCTCCTCCGACCGCATCAACGCCGCGAAGAACCAGTTCTTGAGGGAGACGGGCCAGAAGTGCTCCACCTTCGATGTGGTCACGGCGATGCTCTGGCAGTGCCGGACTCGAGCGATAAGCCTGGACCCCCACGCCGACTTGGACCTCGGCTTCGCCGCCAACACCCGCCACCTGCTGCGGGGGCTGCTGCCGGAGGTAGGCTTCTACGGCAACTGCGTGTACCCCATGGGAATCAAGGCGAACGCCGGGACCATCGCTGCTTCCTCGCTGGTGGAGGTGATCCTGCTGATACGCGACGCCAAAGACAGTTTATCAGCCAAGTTCTCGGAGTGTATGATGGGGGGTTCGGCGGAGAACCCGTACACAGTACCACCGGGGTACGGGACGATGGCAGTGTCGGACTGGAGCCGAGTGGGGTTCTCCGAGGTAAACTACGGGTGGGGAGAACCGATCCAAGTGGTTCCGTTGACTGATGACAATAACTTAGTGGCTTCCTGCATCTATCTGTCGCCGCCCAAGCCGAAGCAGGGCGTGAGGTTGATGACACGATGCGTTGAAATGGAACATCTCCCTGCCTTCAGTGAAGAGCTGATGAAGTTTGCCGAAGATTTGGCGTGA